cacaattAGCTGCGATGATGtgcctttttgggcgtcccgtaggGTCATTTTCCCTTCCtattcgataaaaaaaatacaatattttgcgttaaataaaaattaatataattaataatatttgttttatctagttaataattaaaatcataaattctatcataaacaaatttacttCGTAAAGTTTTCTTCTTTTCTAACTAGATGGCgctaaacaaaatttatttataacaaactaGATGGCGCTTTACAAAATTAGTGGCTTCATCCATCCTCACATCCCTGAGgtagtaggttcgattcccggctgtgcacaaatcgactttctttctatgtgctcggTTAAtgtatgtttcttttttttgacgttcagaAGTGTGTTAccgatatgaataaatgagttttgattttgactttgtaatatcgtgaggaaaccggcttgccctagacccaaaaagtcgacggcgtgcttGTCATatggctgatcatctacttccACATTAGGTTAACACCTGATCATGAAtacctgaggcccagacctaaaaaaattgtgttactGATGATAtactaaaacttattattatcattcCAGGACTCTGATAATTTATGGTGGGACGCGTTCGCGACGGAATTCTTTGAAGACGACGCGACGCTCACACTTACCTTCTGTTTAGAAGATGGACCCAAACGATACAGTTagtattcaaaaaaaatcacCAATTCGAATATTTTACTCCTTAAACTATAAGAAAGGTTTCTCATGGAGtgaaaacttaaaaatctCTTTTTATTCTGGATAGCGAAGTctgtttgtaaattttctatatgttggtatgtagcaATTAAACAAAGCTCGCGAGGGtagttagtaaaaatataaatgtgtgcgtgtacttaGTATACACGTAAccagtgaaacttctttatggccttatttttcgaaaactatgcaactttacagataatggttaaataaaataaaattagataaagtttaacgaaaggcttttattatcatagacacgaatacaaataataatattatttcattttaccttataacTAATcacataatttcattaattgtaatagaattattactatcaatgttatcgttattatatattttttgttattaatggcttcgaatctgtTCGAATCagccgtggtagggacaagaaaagatggcgcgtaacggaaaaatgtgacggtaatttttttttcaagaagtttcactttaaacaaaatttgaaaatgttcAGATACTAACTGAACTAACAGTAAACTTAGTACActacaatgtaaaaaaaaaggaaCTGTCgttcaaaggccggcaacgcacctacTAAAATGGGTATCCATGGGCTCTGATGACTGCCCTATTCGGACGTcccgaataaataaaaaatacaaatgaatgTTGCCAGTTCTCAATCTTAAATGCGAGACGAACTGTTAGGTATTGCTACCAggactttataaatttaaaagaacttTAACCAATTCTAAAGGGCATtataaacatcaaaatgaGGCTTGTAGACTAAAATTGGCACGGCTGATGACGTgtatctctttcgtttatattAGGTTTtccatgtaaataaaataaaattttaaataaatattataatattttgtgcgACAAATTGCATCTAACAAGACTGTTTATCATTTTCAGCAATAGGAAGGACGCTCATACCGCGATACTTCCGTAGTATATACGAGGGTGGCGTGTCAGAGTTGTACTACACAATGAGACAGCCCAAGGAGTCGTTTCACAATACCAGCATCACATTAGACTGCGATCATTGTACTATGGTCACGCATCACGGGAAACCGATGTTCACAAAGGTACGCTCCTGTTAACTTATGTTAGCCTGgtactttttatttgtaactatTGCTAATAGGCCCATACCCAACTTTcaatggggggggggggggttaaATAAAGGCTAATTAGTTGCGACACATAAATGATGTGTGTAAATAGTGCAAGCCTGTGtatgttttatcaaaatcgGTTTAGTAGTTTTGTATAGACAATTCCGCTGGTAGCTCTCATGGCTACCTATTCGAGTCTGACTTCAACTACTATACTCAATTATTTTCAATCCAAAAACTCTTTCTTATcttaaaaatcatttcaaaTTCTCACATTCAGATTATATGTTACGCTCCACCAATAGATGTTTATTGGAGCCACAGCTCATCCTTCTTGGGCAATTCGTTTAGGATCTCCGCCATTAAGTCGTGGCTGCCCGACTCCATATGATTGGCTACCTCATCTCTCTCAAAACTCTTCtgcataaacatttcttaatatcCTAACAAGGGGGGTTGTAATTGCAGTTAACTTcttgccccccccccccattgGCGCACGTTGCGGCccttttcttatattatttgtgtttttttttaatgcaacgagttgtgaataaataaagtataccTAATACTAGTCTAGATATACATTAATTCAATTCTCAACTCTTCCAGGTGTGTACAGAAGGTCGGCTAATCCTCGAGTTCACATTCGACGATCTAATGCGTATAAAATCGTGGCATATGGCGGTACGCGCCCACCGTGAGCTGATCCCGCGACAGGCGGTCCATCCGCCGGACCACGCCTCGCTGGACCAGCTCGCGAAGAACATTACCCGCCAGGGAATCACTAACTCAACGCTCAACTATTTGAGGGTaggttattttgaaagtacCCTCCAATTGGGATTTTACAGTAAATAAGGCGATTTTGGCTATTTATGGGTCTAGTATGATATGTTTGTGTGCAGAGCAATGTTGGtccagtggcttcagcgtgagacTGTCGATTAGTAGATTCAATGCCAATGTGCGCCAATGgaatttctatgtgcgcatttaccaTTAGCTcgaaaggaaaacatcatgaggaatcCGGCTTGCCAaacgacggcgtgtgtcaggtgcCTACcaggatcacctacttgtctattagattgacaaataattaaatctgaggcccagacctaaaaaggttggagcgccactggtttgtttgttttagtaAGACATGTTTAGCCGTGTCTAATTACCGTAAAACACGAATTGCTTCACGATATTTTTCGTGGTTTCAACTCAAAATCTCTTAATTATAAGGAAGAATACATAATAGTCGTCTgtcttttcaatttttaaaaggccggcaacgcacttgcggcCTCCGGGCAATGTGTATAGGCGgtgttatcacttaacatcaggtgagccttctgcccaaACGCCTCctattacagaaaaaaaaatctacacgTTCTAAAATGCTAATTGTTgtgaactaaaaaatattttcgcaATTTTCAGTTGTGCGTCATACTAGAACCAATGCAAGAGTTAATGTCGAGGCACAAAGCGTACGCGCTATCTCCACGGGACTGCCTCAAGACGACGCTCTTCCAGAAGTGGCAGCGGATGGTCGCGCCGCCAGGTAAGGCCACACGTACGTTTACCGCTAGAACTGTACGCATGTTATGTGATCCTGGtagttttgaatttgttaCAAATGTAAACGACAAGCATTAATATGGGTATGGGCCATGGGGACCATAAACGTTTGAGgtcgctattggaagttaGAGAGTACCGGTTCGTTTATGTGATCCTggtagtttttaatttgttatgagGGGCTTAACAAAGGTATTTTGAACTCCCAATAGCAATTGTATGTAAGCCTTAAGAAAAACAGTTTGAagggattaaagctatgttaaaagctattttaacaaaagataatactGTATAGCCTTACAACAATATTTGATATGGTTAAGGGCGCAACGTCGAtatcgctattggaagttaGAGAGTACCGGTCCGTTTATGTGATCCTGGTAGTTTTTCATGGCTTAATACAACGAAACCACGTACTCCGCCAAGTGTTTCCTTCCTTTTTAATCCTTGTCAATCCTTTTTAATATTGGAGTTTATCCAGCGCTGGTATTCTGTAATTAGCTTAGCAATGTAAAGTTTTCGTACCACGCGATCTTGAGATATGGAGACGagtgttatataaattttcatacGTAAAAAATACCAAATCATTGTTACTATTAGGAAGTTCTAATACCggcgtttttttttcattattaaaaaaaaattcgcgAGATTACCAATTTTTActcatttgttttaagtaCAATTTAGACTTTAGCACAAATTTCTTAGTTGTACATTAAAACGTTTAGCTAGAAACTGTTTGCATGTCATGTGATCCTGGTAGTTAGACTAAAAAAATAGTCATTTCTATGACAgcatggttttttttaaaactttgaatatatataatatatttattttatacatttctttctatatagttatgtatgtaaagtaaagtagttaaatcagagagttaattgaatctctagacagttaattaaaaatcgatatttaatcaagtcgctaaagttccgtcagataAGTGAGGGAACGAAACTTTTAACGAGATTCCTAAGCAACAAAattaacctaaccgaaccatttataataaaagcaaaacacggaattttcaagattattaatcaacacgctggctttcgggcAGACAGacagttaaacgttttcgacgttgctttatttaaatcaaaatgcaacttgattgaatatcgacatttaatgagctgtctagagattcaattaactctctgatttaactactttactgggACATATGCATAAATAGCCACACAGGCATATAGTTCATGCCAAaacattattactaaggtGTGACTGACTCCCGTACGTTAAGAATGATTTTCCCGCTAAGTGTCATTTCTGAATGAACATAAAAACAGTCATAAAATCATGTCTTAGTGATTGCATTCACATTGACAAACATTccatataaagttttataaacatatcatTCACAGAATATGTAGCATGCCTTATGAAGACAAcggttaaattttatatttgtatgttttattatgcATGTATATTTACcgacatatattattaatttctgtaTGTATTCTTTGAAGAATAAACACAAGGGTCTCCAAGcgaaattaacaaattatttacagaaaaatCTCAAAGCTATGACTAGTAACATAGTCGCAGTTACCTTTTTTTAATCACAACACAGTTATAGTAAAAgaatattaatcaaattaaaagtacagtgccacatacttttcttggccggTAAAAGCattgccagtaaataaaaatctaccaATAAGGGGAATAATTTGTCATGCAGgctaagttaataatttattgaaatgtcttaACAACACAATATCCAagtaccccccccccccccctccaaaaagtaaataattactgttgacgtaatcaccaaataagaaaatcaaaggaAACCACCACTAATTTTTGTAAGATgttggttaaaattatttaatgtacaaAGAAATTACAGAAAGTAATCAATGTCAGTCTGACATTCCAAAATGGCGACGGTAGTACTGATTTCAGCCGCTGACCAAGAAAAGTTTGTGTACATATtgttgtcaataaattaaataacgcttagcaaatttattatgtaatatatagaaGAGAACTTCCTTTAGAGATTCCTAGTGCTTATGAtactaagatattttattatgtatttaagtttataaaagtCATGGTTACAGTTTAGGCAGagggaaagaaaaaaaaaatgtgtgttacACTAGTGttcacacgtaagaagtgaaacttctttatgaccttatttttcgaaaaaagattggttaaataatgttaaattagataaagtttatacaaataatacaattatttcattttaccttattactgctaagattattacagaatttcattaattgtaatagaattattacaatcattgttatcgtaattattatttttgttattaattgcttcgaatcaaccgtggtagggacaagaaaaataactgattaagaagtttcacttcaaaaatattttctctagCAAAAagttactattttaataacttttataaatggTAATTTAGATCATTATTTAGTAATGGTAAAGAGGCCACTCAACAAAAGTTAAATAcctatgataataattaatttagttttagacatatatgtaattaaataataattacagagTCTCAACGTCCGGCGAGCAAGCGTCGTAAGCGCAAAGGTAGCGCCGGCGCAAATGCCGCACCCCCCGCACCCGCTAAGAAACGATCACCTGGACCCAACTTCAGTCTTGCCTCACaggtaataaaaacaattttgtttagtCTCAGTAGTTCTGGGCTGATTTATTTAggataaaacagatacatctctataaaataaaacattaattagacaatccacaaaaagtttcactgcaAAACAACATGCAGAATGTTACTTAAGCAGACAATAcaacacaaatttataaatcagaACGACATACGATAAGTAGTTATCTTGAGGTAGAAGACAAGGCTTAGGatagaaatagttttttaaaataatgttaaatgagaATTCAATCTCGGCCAAATTTTTAAGATGTAAGGAATAAAAATCACAGTCCATATAGCGCAGAATCGGTCCTATATagtatatcatatataatcatatttatttatttataaacactttgttacattgcaatattaaaaaaaaattgaacataattaaatcaaaaggagggcagtGGCGGCCCTAT
This DNA window, taken from Pieris brassicae chromosome 14, ilPieBrab1.1, whole genome shotgun sequence, encodes the following:
- the LOC123718222 gene encoding LIM domain-binding protein 2-like isoform X1; the protein is MRKKGNRNIMSVGLQRRVPALDEAGGPGWKSSEPFPSFAPPAGSPAGPAFAASPAPSTPGPGPGFAGPYAAAGPFGSPSARPGSGGGFPPGQFPGPGFAPPGSPFHPHPPHAMPPHPHMMAPLPPPVDRRHAPYFGQPDYRVYELNKRLQQRTEDSDNLWWDAFATEFFEDDATLTLTFCLEDGPKRYTIGRTLIPRYFRSIYEGGVSELYYTMRQPKESFHNTSITLDCDHCTMVTHHGKPMFTKVCTEGRLILEFTFDDLMRIKSWHMAVRAHRELIPRQAVHPPDHASLDQLAKNITRQGITNSTLNYLRLCVILEPMQELMSRHKAYALSPRDCLKTTLFQKWQRMVAPPGKATQSQRPASKRRKRKGSAGANAAPPAPAKKRSPGPNFSLASQDVMVVGEPSLMGGEFGDEDERLITRLENTQYEGDGVEWSNPPPASPAKTPPGNH
- the LOC123718222 gene encoding LIM domain-binding protein 2-like isoform X4, with translation MPVALGSLGGEGEYHHISPHQHLQYHEYAPPPPIYHTIPDPYFRRHAPYFGQPDYRVYELNKRLQQRTEDSDNLWWDAFATEFFEDDATLTLTFCLEDGPKRYTIGRTLIPRYFRSIYEGGVSELYYTMRQPKESFHNTSITLDCDHCTMVTHHGKPMFTKVCTEGRLILEFTFDDLMRIKSWHMAVRAHRELIPRQAVHPPDHASLDQLAKNITRQGITNSTLNYLRLCVILEPMQELMSRHKAYALSPRDCLKTTLFQKWQRMVAPPESQRPASKRRKRKGSAGANAAPPAPAKKRSPGPNFSLASQDVMVVGEPSLMGGEFGDEDERLITRLENTQYEGDGVEWSNPPPASPAKTPPGNH
- the LOC123718222 gene encoding LIM domain-binding protein 2-like isoform X3, with translation MPVALGSLGGEGEYHHISPHQHLQYHEYAPPPPIYHTIPDPYFRRHAPYFGQPDYRVYELNKRLQQRTEDSDNLWWDAFATEFFEDDATLTLTFCLEDGPKRYTIGRTLIPRYFRSIYEGGVSELYYTMRQPKESFHNTSITLDCDHCTMVTHHGKPMFTKVCTEGRLILEFTFDDLMRIKSWHMAVRAHRELIPRQAVHPPDHASLDQLAKNITRQGITNSTLNYLRLCVILEPMQELMSRHKAYALSPRDCLKTTLFQKWQRMVAPPGKATQSQRPASKRRKRKGSAGANAAPPAPAKKRSPGPNFSLASQDVMVVGEPSLMGGEFGDEDERLITRLENTQYEGDGVEWSNPPPASPAKTPPGNH
- the LOC123718222 gene encoding LIM domain-binding protein 2-like isoform X2, with product MRKKGNRNIMSVGLQRRVPALDEAGGPGWKSSEPFPSFAPPAGSPAGPAFAASPAPSTPGPGPGFAGPYAAAGPFGSPSARPGSGGGFPPGQFPGPGFAPPGSPFHPHPPHAMPPHPHMMAPLPPPVDRRHAPYFGQPDYRVYELNKRLQQRTEDSDNLWWDAFATEFFEDDATLTLTFCLEDGPKRYTIGRTLIPRYFRSIYEGGVSELYYTMRQPKESFHNTSITLDCDHCTMVTHHGKPMFTKVCTEGRLILEFTFDDLMRIKSWHMAVRAHRELIPRQAVHPPDHASLDQLAKNITRQGITNSTLNYLRLCVILEPMQELMSRHKAYALSPRDCLKTTLFQKWQRMVAPPESQRPASKRRKRKGSAGANAAPPAPAKKRSPGPNFSLASQDVMVVGEPSLMGGEFGDEDERLITRLENTQYEGDGVEWSNPPPASPAKTPPGNH